A genomic window from Lotus japonicus ecotype B-129 chromosome 1, LjGifu_v1.2 includes:
- the LOC130732417 gene encoding uncharacterized protein LOC130732417, whose product MTTGEGFKGRVQQRSSTKGNGGGSSSVNGGNPRCKCGEEAKVRVSRTDANPGKAFYCCYLPKGHESNCNFFRWVDDVADTDESSGLGMKAEDSMLLKELVVKNDAMLEELSMMKEVMLKNECLIEELRTIKGVLEKNVALVEEQNKFKNVELRMLRGLVCVLVMFMVIGMSFVVIRGI is encoded by the exons ATGACAACGGGTGAGGGTTTCAAAGGCCGCGTTCAACAGAGGTCAAGCACGAAGGGAAATGGTGGCGGTAGCTCATCTGTTAACGGCGGAAACCCTCGATGCAAATGCGGTGAAGAGGCAAAGGTGAGGGTGTCGAGGACAGACGCGAACCCAGGGAAAGCTTTTTATTGTTGCTATCTACCCAAG GGTCATGAGTCAAACTGCAATTTTTTTCGATGGGTAGATGATGTAGCGGACACAGATGAATCCAGTGGTCTGGGTATGAAGGCTGAAGACTCTATGCTATTGAAGGAGCTTGTGGTCAAGAATGATGCTATGCTTGAGGAACTCTCAATGATGAAGGAAGTTATGCTGAAAAATGAATGTCTGATTGAGGAGTTGAGAACGATAAAGGGGGTTCTGGAGAAGAATGTTGCCTTGGTTGAGGAGCAGAACAAGTTTAAGAATGTAGAACTTAGGATGCTTAGAGGTCTTGTTTGTGTATTGGTTATGTTTATGGTGATTGGCATGTCTTTTGTTGTTATAAGGGGGATATAA
- the LOC130729109 gene encoding arginine decarboxylase-like, whose amino-acid sequence MPAVACCVDAFAGDISFPAPVDFTGVPPPTTDDSHWSPTLSSALYNVDGWGGPYFAVNSTGNISVRPHGGETLSHQEIDLLKIVKKASDPKSCGGLGLQLPLIVRFPDVLKNRLESLQSAFDYAVQSEGYGSHYQGVYPVKCNQDRFVVEDIVRFGSSFRFGLESGSKPELLMAMSCLCKGNAEALLICNGFKDAEYISLALAARKLALNSVIVLEQEEEVDLIIDLSNKMHIRPVIGMRAKLRTKHSGHFGGTSGERGKFGLTTAQILRVVKKLEHAGMLDCLQLLHFHIGSQIPSTALLADGVGEAAQIYCELVRLGAQMRVIDIGGGLGIDYDGTKSSDSDISVGYGLQEYATAVVRAVQGVCDRRSIKHPVICSESGRAIVSHHSVLVFEAVGASSYGAPPAFSSLALQYLVEGLSEEARADYRNLSDAAIRGEHETCLLYTEEMKRRCVEEFKQGLLGMEELAGVEGLCDLVRKTVGEADPVRRYHVNLSIFTSIPDVWSIDQVFPIIPIHRLDEKPTVKGILSDLTCDSDGKIDKFINGESSLAMHELEGGRKYYLGMFLGGAYEEALGGYHNLFGGPSVVRVLQSEGPHSFAVTRAMPGPSNGDVLRVMQHQPELMFETLKHRAEESVHDDELTAAALATALARSFHNMPYLVTAADHAGEDEHDQWSYCIA is encoded by the coding sequence ATGCCTGCTGTAGCTTGTTGCGTCGACGCATTCGCCGGTGACATCTCTTTCCCGGCGCCGGTTGATTTCACCGGCGTTCCGCCGCCAACCACCGACGACAGCCACTGGTCTCCCACCCTCTCCTCCGCCCTGTACAACGTCGACGGCTGGGGCGGACCTTACTTCGCCGTGAATTCCACCGGGAACATCTCGGTCCGGCCACATGGCGGTGAGACGCTGTCTCACCAGGAGATTGATCTGTTGAAGATCGTGAAGAAGGCCTCTGATCCCAAATCTTGCGGTGGTCTCGGTCTCCAGCTTCCGCTCATTGTACGGTTCCCTGATGTTTTGAAGAACCGATTGGAGTCTCTGCAATCGGCGTTTGACTATGCTGTCCAGTCTGAGGGGTATGGCTCCCATTACCAGGGGGTTTACCCGGTGAAATGCAACCAGGACAGGTTCGTGGTGGAGGACATCGTGAGATTCGGTTCTTCGTTCCGGTTCGGTTTGGAGTCAGGGTCTAAACCAGAGCTTCTCATGGCTATGAGTTGTCTATGCAAAGGCAACGCAGAAGCGCTTCTCATCTGTAATGGATTCAAGGACGCCGAGTACATTTCCCTCGCCCTGGCTGCGAGGAAGCTGGCTCTGAACTCCGTGATTGTGCTGGAGCAAGAGGAGGAGGTTGACCTGATCATTGATCTGAGCAACAAGATGCACATTCGCCCTGTGATTGGAATGCGGGCGAAGCTGCGGACCAAGCATTCGGGCCATTTCGGTGGGACTTCCGGTGAGAGGGGGAAATTCGGGCTCACAACTGCTCAGATTCTGAGGGTTGTGAAGAAGCTTGAGCACGCTGGCATGCTGGATTGCCTGCAACTCCTGCATTTTCACATAGGCTCTCAGATTCCTTCCACCGCGTTGCTCGCTGATGGTGTGGGAGAAGCTGCGCAGATCTATTGTGAACTGGTTCGTCTCGGGGCTCAAATGCGAGTCATTGATATTGGAGGTGGCCTCGGCATTGATTACGACGGTACAAAATCTAGTGACTCTGATATCTCTGTTGGGTATGGTCTTCAAGAGTATGCCACTGCGGTGGTTCGCGCCGTTCAGGGTGTCTGCGACCGGAGGTCCATCAAGCACCCGGTTATCTGCAGTGAGAGCGGCAGGGCTATTGTTTCTCACCATTCTGTGTTGGTGTTCGAAGCTGTTGGTGCTAGCAGCTATGGAGCGCCCCCTGCATTCTCATCTCTGGCTCTGCAGTACTTGGTGGAGGGGCTCTCGGAGGAAGCTCGTGCTGATTACCGCAACCTCTCTGATGCGGCGATCAGGGGAGAACATGAGACCTGCTTGCTGTACACTGAGGAGATGAAACGGCGCTGCGTGGAGGAGTTTAAGCAAGGGCTTTTGGGAATGGAAGAGCTTGCCGGCGTGGAGGGGTTGTGTGATTTGGTAAGGAAGACGGTGGGGGAGGCTGATCCAGTTCGGAGGTACCACGTGAACCTCTCCATTTTCACCTCTATCCCTGACGTGTGGAGCATTGATCAGGTGTTTCCCATTATCCCCATTCACCGCCTCGATGAGAAGCCCACTGTGAAAGGCATCCTCTCTGATCTGACCTGTGACAGTGATGGGAAGATTGACAAGTTCATCAACGGAGAGTCAAGCTTGGCGATGCACGAGTTGGAAGGTGGGAGGAAGTACTATCTGGGAATGTTCTTGGGCGGTGCTTATGAGGAGGCGCTTGGTGGTTACCACAACTTGTTTGGAGGTCCCAGCGTGGTTCGGGTGTTGCAGAGCGAAGGTCCACACAGCTTCGCGGTGACGCGTGCAATGCCGGGTCCTTCCAATGGAGACGTACTTCGAGTGATGCAGCACCAGCCTGAGCTCATGTTTGAGACTCTCAAGCACCGCGCAGAGGAGTCTGTGCATGATGATGAGCTCACTGCTGCGGCTCTCGCCACAGCCCTGGCTCGCTCGTTCCACAACATGCCTTATCTGGTAACTGCTGCTGACCATGCTGGAGAGGATGAGCATGATCAATGGTCTTATTGCATTGCTTGA
- the LOC130729110 gene encoding 30S ribosomal protein S31, mitochondrial — protein sequence MASGATAMQRCGVAARWLMRPAVTEASPILCGRGDKRTEKGKRFKGSYGNSRPKKEKMIERIKDKNEVPRSTPWPLPFKLI from the coding sequence ATGGCGAGTGGTGCGACTGCGATGCAGCGGTGCGGCGTAGCGGCACGGTGGTTGATGAGGCCGGCAGTGACAGAAGCTTCTCCGATACTCTGTGGTCGCGGTGACAAGAGGACGGAGAAAGGGAAGAGGTTCAAGGGATCATACGGCAACTCTCGTCCCAAAAAAGAGAAGATGATCGAACGCATCAAGGACAAGAACGAAGTTCCCAGGTCTACTCCTTGGCCTCTTCCTTTCAAGCTCATTTGA
- the LOC130718651 gene encoding putative F-box protein At1g67623: MESLYREGLREYFGNPNGKINGLEILKVAAQNGHKEAKYVCGMILLCSEDDELRKQGLEYMRFLRMSKCVVGSRKKVKQLVNFVWKNNRLLGRNQSPLCNSKSTCKGWRVKRGSWALLDDDDDINLCEYCRWDSELELFYQLFNVH, from the coding sequence ATGGAGAGCTTGTACCGAGAAGGACTGCGAGAATATTTTGGTAATCCAAATGGAAAGATTAATGGTCTTGAGATCTTGAAGGTAGCTGCTCAAAATGGTCACAAGGAAGCAAAGTATGTGTGTGGTATGATTTTATTATGTTCCGAAGATGATGAGTTGAGAAAACAGGGGCTTGAGTATATGCGTTTCCTGAGGATGTCCAAGTGTGTTGTAGGCTCCAGAAAGAAAGTGAAACAATTAGTGAACTTTGTGTGGAAAAATAATAGATTGTTGGGACGCAATCAAAGCCCTCTATGCAACTCTAAAAGCACATGTAAAGGGTGGAGAGTGAAGAGAGGTAGTTGGGCATTactagatgatgatgatgatattaaCTTGTGCGAATATTGTAGGTGGGACTCTGAGTTGGAGCTTTTTTATCAACTGTTTAATGTTCATTAG